The Pseudogulbenkiania sp. MAI-1 sequence GAGCCGCCTGCAACGGACGTCGGCGAGGTCACGGTCAACGTGGTGCTGGCGCTGGCGCCCGGAGCCAGGGTCAAGGACGGGCTGGCGAGGGTTTTGCTCCAGCCGGCAGGCACGGAGGCCGCCAGGTTGAAGACCGAGCTGCTGCAGGCGCTGGAGTCGGCATTGGTCACGCTGAGCGTGTACGTCACCGGCGTGCCCGCTGCTACCGAAGCACTCTGACCGGGTGACAGGGCGATATTCGGGTTGGCATGCTTGCAGGTCTGGGTTGTCGACTGTCCACCCACGCTGACACTGACCGTGGCGCCACTACTACCTACAGACAACAGCGAGATGGTGATGCCATTAGTGCTATCGGTAAAGCTCTGCCCCACCCCCAGTGGCGAGTCACTGATGTCGTCAGTCGCTGAACTGTTCGGGGTGATATCGAGAAGGTCACTGCTATCACCATTACCATCAGTACCGGTATGCACCAGCACGCCATTCACAGCTTGCGGAAAACGCGAGATGTCACTATCAAAACCGATCGGCTGACGGAATTCCACGTAGTACCAGGTTTTCTGGCCAGTGGTCGGATCGATGCTCTTGAGCACCTTTAAGGCCTTGGTGCCACTGCTGGCCGCCGCATAGGGCTCCAGCGTGAACGTCCCGCCACTGCTCTCTATGGTGGTGATCCTTGGAGAAGTGCCGTAATTCAGCCATCCCAAGCGTTCTTTCTGGAAGGCGTTGTAATGCACAACCCCGTTCCCCATCGTATCAAAAGGATCGCCATATTCATTGCGACTGCAGCTGCTGCCTAGCGTCGTTGTACCACAATCCAGCGAGTGCGAATGCCATAGGCTAAGGTTATGCCCCATTTCATGGGTCACTGTGCCGCGGTAGAGCGCGCCATTCAGCCAGGAGGAAGAAGGCGAGCCGCCGACGGTACCCATCCCGGACCAGGCACAAGTGTTGTTGCGCGGGATGACATAGACGCGGCGCGGATAGAGCGACAGGTCGACACCAGCTGCCGCCGCAGCCTGATTGGCGTAGGCGGCGATGTTGTCAGGGCTGCAGGTCTGCGCGATCGGCAGGGTGTACCAGCCGAAGACGTTGCCGCTCAGCCAGGTCTGCTGCGAGGAGTTTTCCTTGAAGAAGTCGTTGCTGCTGCCGAAGACCGTCGTGTTGGCTTGAGCGGCGGTGTAGGGTTGAGTCTGGTTATCCTGGAAGTTGACCAAGAGCACGGCGGTACGCTGTTCGCCCAAGGTATTGGGCGCAGGCAGGGCCAGCACCTGGTAGCTGGTGCCGCCGGTGGAGTCCAGCGCCAGCACATTGCCGCTGAGCGAGCCTTTGACTTTCACCTTGGTGCCACTGGGCTGGCGTGGGCCACGCTTCTTGAACTTCAGCTCGACACGCCCCTTCTCGGAGCGCAGGAAGTAACGGTAGCCGGTGGTTTTGTCGACATTGTGCACGTGCACGACTTCGAGCTCGCCTTCGCGCTCGACGGCTTCCGCGGCCGTGGTCGTGCCCTGGTTTTGGGGAGATGTCTTGGTTGATTGGGCAAAGCTGGGAAGCGAGGCAGCAAGCATCAGCCCCAAAACCAGCCTGGGAACGGCGCGGGTAAAAAAGCCCCTTTGGCCGCAAGGTGCGGCGGCAGTACCAAACATGAGGTTCCTTTCTCATTGTCTGGGAATTTCACCTGCCAACCCGACCAGAATGCGAACAAGACGAACGCCACCCTTTCCTGTACAGGATCATGACCCCCTTTGGCCCCCTGATGGAAACGACTGAGCGGCGATATGTTCTTGTTGCTGCCACACCTTTTTGTTGGTCTGGCCCCTGTTTTTGTAATGGGAGCCTGGTGTGCGCCAAACGCTATCAGTCAAGTCATTGCGAATACCCGGAAGCCGGACATCGCCAGTGATTTTTCCCTGATTTCTAATAGATCAGGGGCACACTATACACAGAAAAAAGCATGTACCAAGACCGTTACCCAGCCCTCTAGCCAAATAAAACGAAAGCGCTATGCTTTTGTTTTAATTAGCAATATGTCATTCAAACTTGGGGTAAAACACTGCTGATCGGCCAGAAACTATGGGGAAATTACAACGCTTGAGCTATTGCTCTAAATAGGCCAACAGATGACGAAATGTTAACGATATGAACGAGTGCCGGATGGCTTGGAAAGACCTCTTGGCCGGGCTGGAAGCCGCTATTTCACTGGTTGGAGGTGGTTTCCGCCTCTTCTTCCTCGTCTTCGGATGTCTCGGAAGCGTCCGATGCTGGCGACGTATTTTTGTCAGTAGCGGCTTGGCCATTGGGTGTACCGGGCCGCACCAGCTGATAGCTGAATTGCCAACGCGCGTAGCGACGTGCGCCCTTGAAGGCAGCGTCCTTCTCGTCGAAGTTGTCGACCTTGAGCGGGGTGCCGGGAGCGAGACTGTAGACGCCGGCGATGCCTTCGTCCGGCGCCTTGATGAGCCCCCACTCCTGCTTGCCGGTCAGCGGATCGAAGTAGATCTTGCGCAGATAGCGCTGGGTGGTGGGGTAGCGGTCATCCTGCAGCAGGTCTTCGAGCTTGCGCGGGTAGCGCTTGGCCCCGCCGGGGGAACGTTCGTAATAGAGGCGGATGGCCTCGCGGAACTGGTGGCCGATGAAGAGCAGCTCCTGTTCCTTTTGGCGCTGCTGCACGGTGAACCAGACCTCGCCGGTGGAAGCCAGCAGCGCGCCCAGCATAGCAACGAGGAGCAGCACGCCCAGGTAAGTGAAACCGGACTGGCGCTGGCGAATGCCGGGGTTACGGGATGTCGACGGCCCACGCATGCTTACCACTCGCTGTAAGGGGTGCCGTCCCGCGCCTTGCCGGGGGCGCCGCTCTTCACGTCGTAGACGCCCCCTTTGGCCGGGTCTTCCGGCGGCACGACGACCCAGGTGGCCGCACTGTCGGTGAACGGGTCTCGTGGCAGATTGCGCAGGTATTTGCCGGACACCAGCTCGTCGAGCGTGTCGGGGTACTTGGCGCGGTCGCCGTAATACTTGTCGATGGCTTCGCGCATGGTGGTGAGGTCGCTGTGCAGCACCGCCTCCTTGGAGCGCTCGACGCTGCTGAGATAGCGCGGCACGGCGATGGTCAGCAGCAGGGCGATGATGCTCATCACCACCATCAGCTCGATCAGGGTGAAGCCGGTAGTGCGATGCCTTTTCATAGGGATCTGCCCTTGCCTCGAATCGCCCGTGGGCGGGACGGTCTCATGGCCTCGGCCCACCACGAGCGGGTGTCAAGGACCTCACCATTGCCGATAGGGAACGCCATTCAGCCCCCTTCCTTCCGAGCGCGAGTAGACATCGAACACGTCGTCCCCTTCTTCCGGGGCATCGGGCGGGCTGGCGTAGCTGCGCTTGCCCCAGGTATCGGCAGCGCCGACCGTGCCGTCGTCACGGGCCATCGGGTCTCGCGGCAGCCGGCGCAGGAAGTAATACTTTTTCTTCTTGTCCGGGTCCTTCGGGTCCGGCACACCTTCCACCAGGATCTCCAGCGTCTTCGGGTAGCCGGACTCGTCCGCCGCCTTGGGGATGCGTCCTTCGTCGACGGCCTTCTTGTAGGCGTCGATGCCCTCGCGGATCTGCCGCAGGGCCAGGCGCAATTCCTGCTCCTTCTCGCGCTGCACTGCCAGTTCGGCCATGGGCAGGGCGATGCTGGCGAGCAAGGCGACGATGAGGACCGTGACGATCATCTCGATCAGGGTGAAGCCGCCCGCTCCCCCCATGCCATACCGGCCACGCCGCCCGAATGTGTCCACCTTTCCTCCTCGATCCCTCATCTGGCCGGAGTGGCGGGTGGAGTGGCCGGTGCCGCCGGCGGCGTGGCGGGTGGGGTCACCGGCGCCGGCTGATACGGCACGATGCCGGGCACCGGCACCATCGTCGGAGCGCCACCCGGCGCGGCCGGTGCCGCCGGGGCCGGGGCTGGAGGAGGTGCCATCGGTGCCACCCCACCTCCGCCCACCGCGCCCATCCCGCCGATGCTGGTTTCGGTGCCGGCGCGGAATTCCGACGTTTTCCGGTCCGGCAGGATGAGGTTGTGCACGATACGGGGGGTGATCAACAGCACGATTTCCGTCTTGGAGCGGTTGTCGTTATTGCTGGAGAACAGCCGCCCCAGCAGTGGCAGGTCGCCCAGGCCCGGGATCTTGGTGATCGAGCTGCGGTCCTCGTCCTGGATCAGCCCGGCCAGCACCTGGGTTTCGCCATCGCGCAGTCGCAGCACGGTATCGGCCGCGCGCGAACCGATCTGGTAGGCGATGCTGTCGCCGAAATCGACCTGTTTGACGATGCTGCTGACTTCCAGCCCGACGTCGATGGTCACGTCGTCGTCCAGACCGATACTGGGCTGAACCTCCAGTTTGACTCCGACGTCCAGATAAGACACCGACTGCGCGATGCCGGCGTTGACCACGGCGGTGCTGGTGAACACCGGCACCTTGTCGCCGATGTGGATCTTGGCCTTCTCGTGGTTCTTGACGCGGATGCGCGGGTTGGCCAGCACGTTGGCGTTGGTATCCTGGGCGCGCAGGTTGAGCAGCAAGGCGGGATTGGCGATGAACGTGGTCAGGCGGCTAGGCTCTGCACGCAGATCGATCACCCCGGGCGCGACGGTACTGCCCGGTGTAGTCGTTTCAGAAACGACACCACTGTCATTGATAATGCTTGTCTTGGATCCGCCCTGCAGCAGTCCGTAGCCGATCTGGCTCGGCCACTCGAAACCCAGATTCTCCAGCCGCGCCCGGTTGACCTCGAGCACCTCGACCTCCAGGATCGCCTCCGGCTCGGCAAGGTCCTGCGAGGCGATCAGCTTCTCGGCCAGCATGACCGCCTGGGGGGTATCGCGGATCACCAGCAGGTTGCGCTTGTCGTCGACGAACACGTCGCGCGTCTTGAGCAGGGCGCGCAGCAGGTTGGCGGTGTCCTTGGCCTCGGCGTTGGCGAGGTAGAAGTTCTTGATCACCAGCTCCTGGTAATCCTTCTGCTTCGCCGGATTGTTCGGGTACACCATGATGGTGTTGTCGTTGAGGATGCGCCGGTCGAGCTGGTTGGTGACCAAGAGTAGCTGGATGGCGTCCTCGATGGTGGTGTTGCGCACGAAGATGGTAGCCTTGAGATCGGGCCGCACGTCCTTGTCGAACACGAAATTGATGCCGGCGGTGCGCGAAATCACCTCGAACACCGCTTTGAGCGCCGCATCCCGGAACTCCAGCGTGATCGGCCGGGCCAGCGCCGACTTGAGCTGCGGGCTCGCCAGCGGCTCGCGCGGACGCGCCTCGTTCAGCTTGCGCTGCAGGATCTTGGCCTCACGCTGGCGCGGATTGTCGGCCAGCACCTGCCCGACCAGCGTCTGCGCCTCATCCAGCGAGCCCTTCTGCAGCAGTGCCTGCGCCTCGTCCAGTTGCTTCTTGTGCTGGCGCTCGCGGGCCAGTCCGTCCAGCCCGGCATTGGCGCGCGGGTTATTCGGGTCGATCTTGAGGATACGGCTATAGATGGCCTCGGCCTCGTCGAACTGCCCGTTCAGCTGTGCCGTGGACGCCTGTGCCAGCCACTGGTTGATGATGCGCTCGCGCTGGCCGTACAGATAGGTCTTGTATTCGGCGTTGCCGGGGGATTCCTTGACGGCCTGTTCCAGCCGGGCGAAGCCCTCTTCGACCTTGCCCTCGGCCACCATCCGCTTGCCTTCGACGAAGGCCTTGTTGCTGGCGCAGCCTGCCATCAGGGACAGGGCGATCAGCAGAAAGAAGAGTACGCGTTTCAATTTGCCCCCCCTATCTCCAGGGATTGCTGCATGCTCAGCGGCAGGAAGGTGAGCGTCATCATGGGCGGGGCGATCGCGTCCACGCGATACGTTCCGTCGATGACATCGCCAGTTTTCACCGCCAGGTTACGGTCCCCTTGCGTCACGAACACGGTGACCTGGCCGCCATCGATGACCTTGCCCAGATACGTGAACGGCAAGGGTGGCGGCGCCGGCGGGGCCGGTTTGGGTGGCGGCGGAGGCACGTACCAGCTCTGGCGGGCGAAGATATCCTTCACTTCCTGCTCCTCTCCCTCCGCTGCCGGGCCGCGCTGCAAGGTGTCCATGCTCATGGCCAGCAGCACGGGCTCCTTGCCCTTGTCCTGCTTGCCCCTGTCCTGCCTGGCCGAGGCGGTGGATTTCGGCACGGCCTCGACCACCGCCTCGGCGCCCAGCTCCTCGGTATCCGGCCAGGCTGCCAGCACCAGGGTGAGCACCAGCCCCCCGCCCAGAATCGCCCAGCGTTGTCGTTGTGACAGCATGCTCATGCCCCCCGCAGCAGCACCACCAGGCGGATCGTGGCGTCCACCTGGTCCTTGCCGATGTTCTCGCGCTTGATGCGCAGATCGGCCAGCACGGCCGCCGGGTTGTCCTGCAACACCTGCGACAGGAAAGCCCGCAGCCGGGTGTAGGAAGCGCTCACCGGCAGGTTGATCTCGTAGCGCCACAGCCGGCCGCTCTTGTCCGGGGAAATCTTGTAATCGCCCTTGGGCAGGGTCAGCGACTGCGCCTCGGCGGCGGCGTAGATTTTCTCCAGCCACAGCGGGGCGCTCTCGCGCGGCGGGAACGACTGGTAGAAGCGCTCCAGGCGCAGCTCCGGACTGATCTGGGGCTGGCGCGCGCTACGGCGCAACTGGGCGATCTCCCGCTCCTGCGCGCGCCGCTGCTGTTGCAGCTCATTCTGGCGCTGCTGCAACGGCAACGTGACCGTCACATGCACCAGGGCCGTTCCCAGCAGCACCGCCAGCAGCACCGCCCCCGGCCAGCCCAGCTGCCGGAGCTCATAGCGCAGTCGAGGCAAGAGCGCGTTCATGACCCGGTCTTCCACGCCGCCAGCAGCGAGAAACGGAACGGCTTCTCGTTGTCCTGCTGATTGATGTGATGCTCCAGCAGCACCACGCTGCCCAGGCCCGGCTGCTGTTCCAGTCGCTCGATGTAGGCCAGCATGGCTTCGCGTTTCTTGGCCTCGGCGGTGATGCGCACGCTGTGCTTGAGCGGGTCCGGCTCGACCGCCAGCAGCGCGACATCGTCGGTCTTGCTCGCCTCCAGCGCCGCGAACAGCTCCGGCCACGGCTGGTTCAGGCTCAGCCAGACGGCGTTGGCCTGCTCGATGGCCTGGTCGAGCCCCTTGTCGCGCGGGCGCTCGGGAACCGGCTGCAGCCGCTGCAAGGTGCGCTGGTTGGCTGAAACCGCCTGTTCGCTGCGCGCCACCTCGCCTTCCATGGCCAGGTAGTACCAGGCACCCGCCAGCAGCACGAGCAGCGCGGCCAGCAGCAACAGCAGCGCCTTGACGGAATAGCCGCCGTGTTTGCGCACATAATCCAGCTCGATCGCGTGCATGCTCACTCTCCCGTCAGCGCCATGGCGTACTCCGCACCGGCCTCCGGGGGGAGTCCCGGCAATGGTTCCAGCGCCAGGGGCCGGATGGCCGGGCCGCGCTCGCGCTGCA is a genomic window containing:
- a CDS encoding type IV pilin protein, whose protein sequence is MKRHRTTGFTLIELMVVMSIIALLLTIAVPRYLSSVERSKEAVLHSDLTTMREAIDKYYGDRAKYPDTLDELVSGKYLRNLPRDPFTDSAATWVVVPPEDPAKGGVYDVKSGAPGKARDGTPYSEW
- a CDS encoding Ig-like domain-containing protein, which translates into the protein MFGTAAAPCGQRGFFTRAVPRLVLGLMLAASLPSFAQSTKTSPQNQGTTTAAEAVEREGELEVVHVHNVDKTTGYRYFLRSEKGRVELKFKKRGPRQPSGTKVKVKGSLSGNVLALDSTGGTSYQVLALPAPNTLGEQRTAVLLVNFQDNQTQPYTAAQANTTVFGSSNDFFKENSSQQTWLSGNVFGWYTLPIAQTCSPDNIAAYANQAAAAAGVDLSLYPRRVYVIPRNNTCAWSGMGTVGGSPSSSWLNGALYRGTVTHEMGHNLSLWHSHSLDCGTTTLGSSCSRNEYGDPFDTMGNGVVHYNAFQKERLGWLNYGTSPRITTIESSGGTFTLEPYAAASSGTKALKVLKSIDPTTGQKTWYYVEFRQPIGFDSDISRFPQAVNGVLVHTGTDGNGDSSDLLDITPNSSATDDISDSPLGVGQSFTDSTNGITISLLSVGSSGATVSVSVGGQSTTQTCKHANPNIALSPGQSASVAAGTPVTYTLSVTNADSSACSSSVFNLAASVPAGWSKTLASPSLTLAPGASASTTLTVTSPTSVAGGSYGISATAANGTSSGYSASASVTYIVASSSTTTTNKPPVALNDSASTLSGTAVKVAVLANDSDPEGKPLSLKSVGVPSRGKAVINSDGTVTYTPNGKFKGADSFSYTISDGVNSASANVAVQVNR
- a CDS encoding type II secretion system protein, with amino-acid sequence MRGPSTSRNPGIRQRQSGFTYLGVLLLVAMLGALLASTGEVWFTVQQRQKEQELLFIGHQFREAIRLYYERSPGGAKRYPRKLEDLLQDDRYPTTQRYLRKIYFDPLTGKQEWGLIKAPDEGIAGVYSLAPGTPLKVDNFDEKDAAFKGARRYARWQFSYQLVRPGTPNGQAATDKNTSPASDASETSEDEEEEAETTSNQ
- a CDS encoding membrane protein, translated to MHAIELDYVRKHGGYSVKALLLLLAALLVLLAGAWYYLAMEGEVARSEQAVSANQRTLQRLQPVPERPRDKGLDQAIEQANAVWLSLNQPWPELFAALEASKTDDVALLAVEPDPLKHSVRITAEAKKREAMLAYIERLEQQPGLGSVVLLEHHINQQDNEKPFRFSLLAAWKTGS
- a CDS encoding type II secretion system protein, giving the protein MDTFGRRGRYGMGGAGGFTLIEMIVTVLIVALLASIALPMAELAVQREKEQELRLALRQIREGIDAYKKAVDEGRIPKAADESGYPKTLEILVEGVPDPKDPDKKKKYYFLRRLPRDPMARDDGTVGAADTWGKRSYASPPDAPEEGDDVFDVYSRSEGRGLNGVPYRQW
- a CDS encoding tetratricopeptide repeat protein, with the protein product MKRVLFFLLIALSLMAGCASNKAFVEGKRMVAEGKVEEGFARLEQAVKESPGNAEYKTYLYGQRERIINQWLAQASTAQLNGQFDEAEAIYSRILKIDPNNPRANAGLDGLARERQHKKQLDEAQALLQKGSLDEAQTLVGQVLADNPRQREAKILQRKLNEARPREPLASPQLKSALARPITLEFRDAALKAVFEVISRTAGINFVFDKDVRPDLKATIFVRNTTIEDAIQLLLVTNQLDRRILNDNTIMVYPNNPAKQKDYQELVIKNFYLANAEAKDTANLLRALLKTRDVFVDDKRNLLVIRDTPQAVMLAEKLIASQDLAEPEAILEVEVLEVNRARLENLGFEWPSQIGYGLLQGGSKTSIINDSGVVSETTTPGSTVAPGVIDLRAEPSRLTTFIANPALLLNLRAQDTNANVLANPRIRVKNHEKAKIHIGDKVPVFTSTAVVNAGIAQSVSYLDVGVKLEVQPSIGLDDDVTIDVGLEVSSIVKQVDFGDSIAYQIGSRAADTVLRLRDGETQVLAGLIQDEDRSSITKIPGLGDLPLLGRLFSSNNDNRSKTEIVLLITPRIVHNLILPDRKTSEFRAGTETSIGGMGAVGGGGVAPMAPPPAPAPAAPAAPGGAPTMVPVPGIVPYQPAPVTPPATPPAAPATPPATPAR